The DNA region ATTATGCAAGAACAATGAGGAGAATTGGAAAATGCCCTCCAAACTCCACTTATCTACTAAGACAGATATAATCTCCAGATTCCAAATTGCAGCTGCTAAAAGTATTTGAGATAGGGGCCAAATGGAAAGAAGGCATGGGAAATGAAGAAGCATTGAGAGTGTAGAAATAACACATAGATCTTAGGAAGCTTAAGAAAAAGTATACTTCCTGAAGTTAACTGGTACATTCTGAAGTATGAAAGCTAATTCCCTGGTTTGCAGCAACAGACCCAAGAACTGGGATGAGTAGAGCAGGGGCAGATAGCCACGTAGACTAGGTTTGATTCAGAGAAGCAAACAAAATGGGACTGGACAAAGAACCTCACAGAGGAGCTATATTTGTGTAAGACagtggttcccaacctttttagcaccagggaccagtttcatggaagacaatttccACAGACCAGGGAGGGGGCGGGAAGGGAttgtttcaggatgattcaagtgcattacatttgttgtgcactttatttctattattattatactgtgaaatgtaatgaaataattatacaactcaccataatACAgtcccagtggcactagtggtaaagaacccgcctgccaatgcaggagacgtaagagatgtgggttccatctctgggttgggaagatcccctggaggagggcatggcaacccactccagtatttcttgcctggagaatcccatggacagaggaacttggcgggctacagcccatggggtcacaaagagtctgacataacttaatgactgaacatgcacacacacgcatgagaggagcctggtgggccactgtccatggggtcacaaagagttggacgtgactgaaacAACTTGGTGCCATAATGCAGAATctgtgggagccctgagcttgttttctgCAACTAGACAGTCCCATCTAGGGATGACAGAGAGCAATGGGGAGTGACTGTATACACAGATGAAGCTTTACTCATTTGCCCACTGTTCACCTCTTACTATTCAGCCTAGTTCCTAACAGGTCACGGATCAGTACCAGTCCATGGCCAGGAACCTGCTGTAAGATACCCATCTGTTTACCTGCAAAGGATAGAGCTCTGGGAGAGTGAAATGTAGAGGGCTACCCTGGCCCATTTTCCAACACTGTAATCTCCTGCAAATAACTGAGACTGAATAATCCAAATTATTCAAGGATGGCTAATAAAAAAAGGAACTGACACAGTATTGATAAAAGTAtactatcttttatttatttatttatttattttgattttagatgattttatttaacaaatactgatACATCGCTGTCAGGCACTATCCAAGGATTTATAAATAAGGTTCTGATTCTCAAAATTCATTTGAGACTGCCCTTTTCCCAATCTTTAATTGTACTAAGACATGAGCCCACAATTTCACCTTCTTCTCTGTTTATACTGTTTCCCTAAGTGAAGCTATTCATACATATGGCTTCAAATGGTATCTATTTACTGACAGCCTTTAACTATGTATCCCCAAGCaccaatatttaatattttagtttgataggaaagtgaatttttaatattttaaattgttgtaTTTGCAATTTTCCCACAATGGTCATGTACTGCTTTCTTAAAGCTTAAGTTTTTTTCAAAGGAGGTAATTAATTCATGAACTAATCTCCCCACAGATAGATAAATTAAGAAGACTGAGAACTGACCACTGGATCTAGCAACATGGTAGTCGCTGGCATCCTTAACAAAATAGGGTGAAGGGGGAGAAAAATCTGCCTGGAAtaatctggcagttcctcaaagttAAGGTATGGCCCAGCAATtacactcctaggtatatacccaagagacttgaaaacattatgtccACAGAAAAACATAcccaaacattcagaaaaacacaACAATATAACATCCTAGTAGCCAAAGTACACACAGCCCAAATGTCCAtaaaggaatggataaacaaagtatggtatattcatacaatggaatattagcaatttaaaaaattaagtatgaaTACATGCGAcagcacagatgaaccttgaaaatattaaactAACTCAAAGAAATCagtcacaaaggaaaatatactGAATGGTTCATTCCATGCATATGACTGTCTAAACTAGGCAAAtttagagagacagaaagtgtACTGGTGGGTTGCCAAGGGATGGGGAAAGAAGGGTctagggagtgactgctaataagTATGAAGTTTTCTAGGTGATAAtgaaaattatctaaaattaGGTCACGTTGAAGGTCACACAACTCCGTGAGTAACAACTGTACACTTCAAAAGGGTGAAACTTACAATATGCAAATTACCTTAATAAAGTTGTtaccaaaaaaaaggggggggcagGAGAATCTAGTTGATACTCAGTTTGCATTTGTTTTATTCCCTCTCAGTATTTTCTgactttctattttctattttgttgccAATATCTAGGTTTTATTTGACCTTACTTCCAGGAAtttatcatttcttaaaaataaccttttcctccttccccttaATCCCTATCTCTACGCCACTCTCCAACTCTCCAAATCAAAGATAAccagagataaaaatgtctggctctaTTAAGAAAAGCTAcactttacaattttaaaaagtattaaatgtGGCCACGTTCAGATTTACTTTTCATACAGTCTTagtcatatatttacatattttaaaaaagggaagcATTTGCCTAGAGATAACATACCACTTTAAGCAAACAATACATTATATAGCCTGAATTCTAAAACCCATTTTGTATCATAAGAAACTACTTTGTAAAAGTTACAAAACAAACATCCCTCACTCTTGAGAAATGTTTGAAGCTtttaataatgctgctataatacattttctttcataaaatttaagaaaaacttaCAACAATGGTGAGTAGAAGGTATTGTCATTTTATGGGTAAAGAGACATATAAAGATACAAGCTCACTGGTAAAGTTAAGCTTTGAGCTGACTTCCTATCTtggattatataattttaaaagtacacaaTAATGAACTATTGCTGGAATAACATCTGAGCAATTTAGCTAAACAtacaaacaataacaaatattcaAACTTCGGGAATTCTAGTTGaagtaatagaaaaatagaaaatttttccttccaaaaaaaGGTATCTATAGACAAAGATTCAGATATCCCATGAGTTATTCATAAAAGTCAAATGTAAGTTaacattttctatatttcttacataaaattttataatcagCTGATGAAAAGACAATTTTCACATTCAAAAACACTTTCAGAATGCACCTATAACTTAATgcaaaagtatatgaaaaaacaCAGCTATTTCACTGATGCCTTTAAGAAcagccatttttattatttttgatgcatcTTCTTACGCATTTCTTCAAGagctgcttctttctctctcagcACTTGCTTAAGTCTTCTTATCTTTTCATCTCTAATGGTTTCTTCTAACTCTGGTGGTGTCATTGGGAAAATATCTtcagtataatttttattaaaggaaTGGATTTGTTCAAAAGCTGTACTTGAGCTCAATGTGCCTTTTTCTTGGTTTCCATGAGTACAATGCTCTACCtcagttctcttttcttctctggttttGTTGCAGCTTGTGAGGATGTTATGGTTTGACACATCTGAAGTTGGTAAAATACTGCTAATGACCTGGGAACTGGTGACATTAGCTCCTCCATTTATAGTTGTGTTATTAACACTATTGGTTCTTCTCTTCTTTGGACGATCCATCTTCTTAgtggtttttgcttttcttttcttatcaaTACCCTGctgttttctcccttcctccttcactATAAACTCTGCTTCTTTGTAAGTTTCATTCTTCACCAAAGGGCTAAAGGAATCAAAACCTTCTCCAGAGCCCAACTGCTGGGGAATCCGAGTAAGGCACACTCTCAAATCTTTAGTGATACCATATATCTTTTTAAGTTCAGCATCACTCTTCAGATATGACACCTTTTTGCTTCTTCGTTGAGAACTGttcttatcatttctttcttgagTAACTTTTTCTAGTGTTGATGCCATCTCATTCTGGATCAATGCGAGGCGTTGCCTGACTTTTCCTCTGTAGGTTTCAAGAAGACCCTTTGTAGGTTATTGGACATTTTATAGGGTTGGGAGGGGCCAGTACATTCAGGAAAGGGGGCAGTGTCGGGGCCGAGGTCCTCCAAGGGACGAGAACGAGAGTGAGAGCGAGAATGTTGGGCTGGAGCTGTCCCGGAGCAATTCAGAGGGGGTCGAAGCTGAAAGGAGAAAGAGGGCAGGCTCTCGAAAGGGTGTATCCTCAGGCTTCGGAGGGGAAAGTATACTATCTTTTAAAAGGTGGAAATgcgcaacaaaaacaaaatgccatAAACAGTTTTACCACATAGTAGATGAAAATTTTTGCCAAAAATTCCTCcaactacttaaaaaataatgaggtaATCAACTCTATGAATGAAGAATACAAAGCAGAGATGAACAAATTCCAGAAGAGATAGTGATATAACAAGAAAGTGAAATTAGCAGAACTCAGGAGAAGTGATCAGAttatggatatattttgaagatggAACTGATGGGATTCATTGATGGGTTAGATGGGGAATATGAATTGCATGAGCCCATTCTAATGACCTCAGAGTTTCTAGCAATGGGTTCATATGGTAGTGTGTTTCTATATTTGCAGGAGACAAATAGGAAACAAACATATAATAGGAGAGCTTAACCTATTGGTTAACATTGGTTAAAGACTGCTATGATCATTAACTTTATGTGCCAACTTGGCTAATGTGGCCAGTTGTTTGGTCAAACACCAATCTAGAAGTTGCTGTGAAGATATTTTTGGATGTGATTAACAATGAAATAAGTAGACTTTGTTTCAAACAGATTACCCTTCATAATATGGGTAGTTCATATCAATCAGTTAAAGGCCTTAAGAGCAAAGACTGAGGTTTTGCAGAGTAAAAAGCAGTTCTgtccaaatatttcaaaattgataACTTCTCAGTATCTATCTTTCTCTCTtggtctccttccctccctctcctccctcttttatattttgcttttctggaGAACCCAGACTCGTATAACTGCTAGCTTGATTCCACTCTCATTTCTCTCCGTTACACTTTCTCTCATGTttgggatccagcaaagggaagTTCGGTGGCAGATATACTTAGTTTGTGTTCAGTGACATATTTATGTGGTTTGCAGTCAGTCCTGTGTACAGATAAATCATTGCTAAACCATTCTGGTAAATGAATGACTTCCAGAAATACCTACACTACTCATTCTGCAGAGCTATCCAGCATGGTAATACAAAGGGGCAAAGCCAGAGGTCTTACTGTATGAATGTGTCTTATGATACTTGGCACTGAAAGTGTGTGGGTACTGAAGGTTTGCAATGTATGGATTCACAAGCTAATCTGAGGAAATTTTCTTCAGTCCCCTGATGTGCAAAATGGTAAGCAGGGCATTCAGTTCTCACTAATGCCTGAGAACAGAGGAAGTTTTGTTCTGTTAAAAATATACTCAGTAATACAGTGTATACAAGTATGCACACTACTATTTATTCTGTGATGGGATTTGCATAAAATCCAATTATCAGAATTCTTATGTGTATAGCACACAAACCTGAATCAGTTCTACAAGCATCAGTTCTGCTTCAAGTGTGTGAAGTTGTGTGCTTTAGCATTCCAACTCTCAATCATAATGATACATATTGATCAACCATGCTAGTGGAAAGAGTAGATTATCTTCCTATTCTCTAGATAAGAAATGTTATTACAAAACCACTGTCATATGAAGAAGCCAACAAAAATATGAAGCCAAGAGtgtagggaaaaaaatattatagctctatgacccacatcccagaattttagaaataaaagcaaaaataaacaaatgggacctaatgaaacttaaaaacttttgcacaacaaaggaaactataagcaaggtgaaaagacagccctcagattgggagaaaataatagcaaacgaagcaacagacaaaggattaatctcaaaaatatacaagcaactcctccagctcaactccagaaaaataaatgacccaatccaaaaatgggccaaagaactaaacagacatttctccaaggaagacatacagatggctaacaaacacatgaaaagatgctcaacatcactcattatcagagaaatgcaaatcaaaacacaatgaggtaccattatacgccagtcaggatggctgctatccaaaagtctacaagcaataaatgctggagaggatgtggagaaaagggaaccctcttacactgttggtgggaatgcaaactagtacagccactatggaaaacagtgtggagatttcttaaaaagctggaaatagatctgccatatgacccagcaatcccacttctgggcatacacaccgaggaaaccagatctgaaagagacacgtgcaccccaatgttcatcgcagcactgtttataatagccaggacatggaagcaacctagatgcccatcagcagacgaatggatgaggaagctgtggtacatatacaccatggaatattactcagccattaaaaagaattcatttgaatcagttctaatgagatggatgaaactggagcccattatacagagcaaagtaagccagaaagataaagaccattacagtatactaacacatatatatggaatttagaaagatggtaatgataaccctatatgcaaaacagaaaaagagactcagatgtatagaacagacttgtggactctgggagaaggcgagggtgggatgtttcaagagaacagcattgaaacatgtatattatctagggtgaaacagataaccagcccaggttggctgcatgagacaagtgctcgggcctggtgcactgggaagacccagagggatggggtggagagggaggtgggaggggggaccgggatggggaatacatgtaaatccatggctaattcatttcaatgtatgacaaaaactactgtaatgatgtaaagtaattagcctccaactaataaaaataaatggaaaaaaaaatattatagatgTGTCAGACAGTTAATTCATACAAATAATATAcagtattgtttttcttttctattgttaTGTATATGGTATTTGTCAGCTTGTAAAACTTAATAGTTAGTTGTGATTTCTCATTCTAAATAAGTATATTAATATCTGCTGgtacatttataatttaaaaaaatttctttcataaagagggcctttctctttctgacttcactctgtataataggctctcggttcatccacctcattagaactgactcaaatgagttcccttttatagctgaataatgttccattgtgcatatgtagcacaacttccttatccattcatctgccaatgaagaatagcattgaaacatatacattaccatatataaaatagatagccagtgggagtttgatgtatgatgcagggcacccaaagctggtgctctgtgacaacctggagggatggggtggggagggaggtgggaggggggttcaggatggaggggacacatgtatacctatggctgattcatgttgatgtatggcaaaaaccatcacaatattgtaattatcctccaattaaaaaaaaaaaaacatcaagagAGGCTTCCAAATTGTCTTAAGTTTCAAAATGCACATGATGTGGATTTGCCTCTGGGTGTGAAAGAAGAGTTCTAAaagatacattctttttttaaaaaatttaaacttctttttatatataatttatttatttattgactgtgctgcccgtggactttctctagttgtggtgtgggggGTTTTTGTTGCAAAGGCTTCTCTTATTGAAGAGCACAGTCTCTAGAGTGCacagggctcagtagttgtggcacataggcttagttgctctgcagcatgtggaatcttccctgaccagggatcgaacccatgtcccctgcattggcaggcagactctcaaccactggaccaccagggaagtcctaaaagatacattactttttgttttatggaTCTTTTAGCTTTGGTTGTTGGGAAGAATACATATGTTACGTGTTTGTCACACAACTAGTTTTTAACAccaagccctggtggctcagtggtaaagaacctgcctgccaatgcaggagacacaagtttatccctgggtcaggaagattccctggagaaagaaatggcaacacactccaatattcttacctggagaatcccatagacagaggagcctagaggtctacagtccttgtggtcacaaagagtcacacaacttagcaactaaacaacaacaagttacaagaaatttatttcccttccctcttttcctAGCTCTAGTTTGTCCCATGGGTGTATCATGGTGGCTTAGCTAATACCATCCTTCTCTTGGCCGTCTTCTGCAACATGACAGAAGATTACTTCCTCTTTTACTCTCCCTTGTTTGTGCGACTTTGCCCCCACAACCGGATAAATACAAATTACCTAGATGCATAGCTTGAAAGTAATGTAAACAATCCTACCTTCCCTCTGTTTTGATCTCAGGTTTTTCtgggaaatttatttttgtggatatgtcttctttggaaaatgataTGTGTAGTAAGAGAATGAAGTAGGTATAGGTAAAATGGGGGAATAAAATGTCAAGTGTAGGCAGAACGAAGTGGGGAATTATTGAAGTTTGATGAATAGATTCTTAGGCCTGtagtatattttcaatatatttagaatttaaagTCTTTTATCTATGCCACATAGCCAATTTTGGATCCATGTGAAAGAATTTATGACCTGGAAGATAGTATTCAATCTCATAGAATCAAGGAATAGAAGAATCAAAAGGGACATCAGAGATCAAAATTCAGTGACTTCATATTATAGAAGTCATTGAGGCTAAAAGAACTGACCAAAGTCATAAATATGGTGGTGGCGGCCTCAAGGATCATAAACCATGTAAACCAATAACAAAAGTAACCAACATGTCTTGTTTGATCAGAGCAATGACTCCAACCACTTAAGAGTTTTATCTGGGGAGAATGGGCAGCTATTTCACCATAGGTGCTAAAcatgaattaagaaaataaaatgcctttaaaagaacaaaatactatttatcagcaacatggatggacctagagattgccatgctgagtgaagtaagtcagagaaggagaaaaatcgCATGGCATCCCTTacatgcagaaaaaaagaaatgatacaaatgaacttacttacaaaacagaaacagactcacagacttagagatgaatttatggttgccagggggaaggatgggggaagggatagttagggagtttgggatggacatgtacacactgctgtatttaaaatggataaccaacaaggacctactggaatagcacatggaactctgctcaatgttatgtggcagcctggatgggaggagagtttgagggagaatggatacatgtatatatgtatggctgaagtcccttcactgttcacctgaaattatcacaacattgttaattggctatactccaatacaaaataaaaagtttaagaaaagaaaatgactgcCTACTGAAGTAGGGGTGTGTGTGATAGCTCATGTTCAAATTGGACTTATTTAACTGTGTGCAGTTGAGAGTCTATTATGTagcagaggaactgaagaggggaagggaagtAAGATAAATGCCAGGAAATCCTCAGCCAATGTTTCTCAAAGTATGTAGTCTCAGAACAAACTACATCAAAGTCTCCTGGGAAGCTTGTTAAATTGCAAATTCCTGGGTCTTATCCTAGAACTACAAGAGAAGTTCTCTGGGGCAAAGCCAGGGAGAGTGCATTGAATAAACGCCTGCCTGAGCTGATTCTGATACAGATGGTTTGGATAGGATTTCAAGAAGTACTCTTCTAGGTTAATAGATTAATATCAAAGTAAATAATGATGTGATAGCAGTAGTGtcctataagaaaaagaaaacactcagaATAAGGCATGATAATGATTCTATCGGAATAAATGTCCAAGATATCTGAGTTTTAGTTTCACATCCACCAACAATAAAATTTGGGGTTAGTTGTTTAATTCTCACCATCTCATTTTATTCACTTTGCAAAGGGaagtttttgaaagatttttagcaAGGGAATGATATGACATAAGTTATATTTGTtgctgaataaatataaatattcatgcTAAATAGATATAATAAAGGGGTAAAACAAGAATGAGCATGACAGATCAGTTAACATTAtaaagcaagtatactccaacaaaaattaataaaaaaataaaatgaagtatataCTTTAAGGAGATATTTGCATtctataaaaataacaacagattgtattaagaaatttaaataattctctaaaataagcatgaaaaataaactttttaaaaacacacacaaaaattatgcTTTTAGACCATGAAACTGTTTGTACCTTGTTTTACGTTCTTTGATATATTCCAGTGACTCCtggttatagtctatgggaactttagtagaatttgtattctgctgttgtgtgaaaattgtataaatcctaattatgttgaattggttcatagtgcttttcaggtctactatatcctacTTTTCTGtacattcattctattaatttttgagagtttgatattgaaactccaactaaaaatcttaatttatctacttaaaaaataattgtaatatatagtggaactatatgtaactttgttctgtattttccaagtctcctgtaaatgtgttatcatactttcataatttaaaaaataaatatataaattatgctATTGAAATAGCATGATAATGAAGGATAATAATAGCTTGAAATAGGTTGCTGACAATAGAGTTGGAGCATAGTGAATGAGTTTCGTTATTTGTGAGGATCAGTGATGAACTGGATATCAGCTGTGagggagaggggcttcccaggtggcactagtggtaaagaacccacctgccaatacaggagatgtaaagagacatgggttcgatccctgggtcaggaagatcccttggaggagggcatggcaacccactccagtattcttgcctggagaatcccatggacagagga from Odocoileus virginianus isolate 20LAN1187 ecotype Illinois unplaced genomic scaffold, Ovbor_1.2 Unplaced_Scaffold_1, whole genome shotgun sequence includes:
- the LRIF1 gene encoding ligand-dependent nuclear receptor-interacting factor 1, whose amino-acid sequence is MASTLEKVTQERNDKNSSQRRSKKVSYLKSDAELKKIYGITKDLRVCLTRIPQQLGSGEGFDSFSPLVKNETYKEAEFIVKEEGRKQQGIDKKRKAKTTKKMDRPKKRRTNSVNNTTINGGANVTSSQVISSILPTSDVSNHNILTSCNKTREEKRTEVEHCTHGNQEKGTLSSSTAFEQIHSFNKNYTEDIFPMTPPELEETIRDEKIRRLKQVLREKEAALEEMRKKMHQK